From the genome of Malus sylvestris chromosome 6, drMalSylv7.2, whole genome shotgun sequence, one region includes:
- the LOC126626601 gene encoding probable inactive 2-oxoglutarate-dependent dioxygenase AOP2, whose translation MAKLAIVDFSNEDCFKPGTSSWLSIREDICHALDELGCFVAILPDKISLELRSTFFDTLAELFDFPTEKKVKSFYEKPYPTGYIKVGNAAYESLGIAGATDPEQTQIFEHHFWPNGHNVFRETADLYTKVMEELHHAVTRMVFENYGVEEYLDDHLESTTHMCRFNKYSEPEKTGTNLGLPGHTDSNFSTILYQNHVKGLEIYSKNDEWICIDPLPSSFIFLAGDGFQVWSNDKIRACKHRVILSENVVRHSIGLFSFRVGETHTPKEFIDEDHPLQYKPLNNWEYTQYVKKNASSLGPDYTVKAYCGV comes from the exons ATGGCCAAACTAGCAATAGTAGATTTCTCCAATGAAGACTGCTTTAAGCCTGGGACAAGTTCTTGGCTCTCAATACGCGAAGACATTTGCCATGCACTCGACGAGCTTGGCTGTTTTGTGGCAATATTACCCGACAAAATTTCTTTGGAGCTTCGCAGTACCTTCTTCGATACGTTGGCCGAGTTGTTTGATTTCCCAActgaaaaaaaagtgaaaagtttTTATGAAAAGCCTTACCCCACTGGCTACATAAAAGTTGGCAACGCCGCTTATGAAAGCTTGGGGATTGCTGGTGCTACAGACCCGGAACAAACTCAAATATTCGAACATCATTTTTGGCCCAATGGACATAATGTATTTCG TGAGACTGCTGATTTGTATACAAAAGTAATGGAAGAACTACATCATGCTGTCACGAGAATGGTGTTTGAAAACTATGGTGTAGAGGAGTACCTTGATGATCACCTTGAATCGACTACTCACATGTGCCGATTTAACAAATACAGTGAGCCTGAGAAAACTGGAACTAATTTGGGTCTCCCCGGTCATACAGACTCAAACTTTAGCACCATACTCTATCAAAATCATGTCAAAGGTCTGGAAATATATTCAAAGAACGATGAGTGGATATGCATTGATCCTCTGCCTTCGTCCTTCATATTTCTAGCAGGTGATGGATTTCAG GTTTGGAGTAACGACAAAATACGAGCTTGTAAACATCGAGTGATCTTGAGCGAGAATGTTGTACGACACTCAATCGGACTATTTTCATTCAGGGTAGGGGAAACACATACACCGAAGGAGTTTATAGACGAGGACCACCCCCTACAGTATAAGCCATTGAATAACTGGGAATATACTCAATATGTAAAGAAAAATGCCTCCAGCCTTGGACCTGACTATACCGTCAAGGCATATTGTGGCGTTTGA
- the LOC126626603 gene encoding probable 2-oxoglutarate-dependent dioxygenase AOP1.2 — MAKLAIVDFSNEDCFKPGTSSWLSIRKDICHALEELGCFVAILPNKISSELCSTFFRMLDELFDFPTEIKVKNSYEKPYPTGYLNVGNTGYESLAIADAGLRSHRDRDFSTILCQNHVKGLEIYSKDDEWICFDPLLSSFVFLAGDGLQVWSNDRIRACKHQVTLSENDVRYSLGLFSFRAGETHTPKELIDEDHPLQYNPLNDLEYIEYTKKNYSSLGPDYTVKAYCGV; from the exons ATGGCCAAACTAGCAATAGTAGATTTCTCCAATGAAGACTGCTTCAAGCCTGGGACAAGTTCTTGGCTCTCAATACGCAAAGACATTTGCCATGCACTCGAGGAGCTTGGCTGTTTCGTGGCAATATTACCCAACAAAATTTCTTCGGAGCTTTGCAGTACCTTCTTCCGTATGTTGGACGAGTTGTTTGATTTCCCAACAGAAATCAAAGTGAAAAACTCTTATGAAAAGCCTTACCCCACTGGCTACCTAAACGTTGGGAACACCGGTTATGAAAGCTTGGCTATTGCTGATGCGGGTCTCCGCAGTCATAGAGACAGAGACTTTAGCACCATACTTTGTCAAAATCATGTCAAAGGTCTGGAAATATATTCAAAGGACGATGAGTGGATATGTTTTGATCCTCTGCTTTCGTCCTTCGTATTTCTAGCGGGTGATGGACTTCAG GTTTGGAGCAACGATAGAATACGAGCTTGTAAACATCAAGTGACCTTGAGCGAGAATGATGTACGGTACTCGCTCGGACTATTTTCATTCAGGGCAGGGGAAACACATACACCGAAGGAGCTTATAGACGAGGACCACCCCCTACAGTATAATCCATTGAATGACTTGGAATATATTGAATATACAAAGAAAAATTACTCCAGCCTTGGACCTGACTATACCGTCAAGGCATATTGTGGCGTTTGA